ataaaagggtcaatccaCCAAGATATAGCAATCCCAAATGTATATGCATTAACCGACAGAGCTGCAAAgtatgtgaagcaaaaactgaaagaaatcaaaggaaaaatagacaaatcacaGTAATAGGTGGAGACTTGAACATCCCTCTCTCAACAATGAACTGAACAActaaacagaaaatcagcaagtaTATTAACAAACTCAACAACATCATCAACCAACAAGTTCTAATGACATTTTTTCTGAGCAATATAAACATAGAGCAAGCAgtaatcaatgaaattgaaaaaagagaagaaaaaaaaaaagcaatgaaccAATGGGCTGATTCTTTGGAAAGATCaataaagatcaacaaaactgacaaatctctagcaagactgacaaagagacggagagaagacacaaattaccaacacCAGAAATGAACAAGGAATATCACCACAAATATCAAAAGAATAAGAGAATACAGCAAACAACTCTATATACATAAAGTTGACAACTCAGATGAAAATACAAACTATTCTAATTCCCCCAATatgaaatggataattttaatagttctataactattttaaaaattgaatttataattttaaaactcccaaaaaagaaatctccagatTCAAATAATTTCATTAGAGAATTCtactgaatatataaagaaagaaagaaaaaaacattctaCACAATCTCTTTCAGACAACTGAACAGGAAGGAACACTTTCTAATTTGTGAAACTAGGATACCCTGATACAAATATCAAACAAAGAtggcaggggaaaaaaagaaagccaaccaatatcttttatgaatatagacacaaaaaatccttaaTAAGTTATTagcaaaaaaaattcagaaatatatttttaaaattatataccatAACAAATTAGGGTTTATTCCAAAGATGCAAGGCTCATTCAAATGTgtgaaaatcaatcagtgtaaccCACCACATTAACAAGCTATTATTTTGTATAACTGCatatgaatctacaattatcttaaaataaaaattttaagtaaacaaatgaaagaacctGCCCCAAGAAAGCAAATAATAGAAATATGTCTACTACAATGGTTTTTACCTAAAGCCTCAGAAATATCTAAAGAGTTTATTAAAAGTCAATTCCTTGGCCCCACCCAAACGTAGATCTAATCTAACAGAACTAAATTTTCAAGGTTCTCTGTGATTCTGGCAATTAGCCAAGTGTGGGAACCACAGGACTACAACACagataatagtaataaaagagTCATAAGAGGGATGCCAGGAGAAAATATCTTACTGCGTTAAGAGTCAAGGGAAGGAGCTCACAAGAGTGAGAAAGCTATAAAGAGTCAGACCTGGAAAGAAGGACATTTCAAGCAGAAaggcaaataaaaggaaaacattgggccCAGAGAAAGGGTAGGTTCAGCAAACACCAAATCCTCATGGTTGGTCTTAGAAGacaattcatttttctctacaaTACTTATAATACCACATACCATACTCTCtatgttactttatttttgttattttctgcctCCCTCTATGAAGATGAAGCTTCACAAGGCAATGATTTTTGTCTATTTATCACTGTTCCGGCCCCAGGTCTGGAGATTTTTGTCTATTTATCACTGTTCCAGTCCCAGGTCTGGAACAGTGCCTAACATATAGCAGGCATCAATATCAATACATGTTTGTGAAATGAGTCAGGACATGAAtgagtaatagaaaaaaagagaagaaaagactgGCTAAAGAGGTAGGCTGGGACCAaagcaacaacaagaacaacaacaaaataatgggcaaaataacgGGCTAAGAAGCTTGGCCTCCATTGGAGTCTTAAGAAGATTCAATGGTGGgtgtacagtcatccctcagtatccaagAAGGACTGGTTCTAGGActccctgcagataccaaaatctgaggatgctcaagtccctgatataaaatggtatagtgtttgcatataacctatgcacatcttcccatatactttaaatcatctctaaattacttataatacctaatactatgtaaatgctatgtaaatatttgtgatAATGTATTTgcttaggaaataatgacaaggaaaaaaaaagtctgtacatgatCAGTATGGACAAAGCCATTCTTTGAGAaagaatctcaccctgtcacccaggctggagtgcagtggcacaatctctgctcactgcaacctttgcctcccagattaaCACGATTCTTATGCCtaaacctcccgagtagctgggattacaggtgtgcaccaccacatctggctaatgtttgtatttgtagtagagacaaggttttgtcatgtgggctaggctggtcttgaatttctagcctcaagtgatctgcgtgcctcaacctcccaaagtgcggggattcaggtgtgaaccacggtgcctggccttttttttttttttcctaaagactTACGATCcaagttggttgaatccatgaatgcaCAACTCATGGATACAATAGACCAactatatatacatgtaagaTCCCAAGAGCAGATTAAATCCTATCAAATGTCCTAAAACTCCTTTAAAGTGCCATTAATTTAAGTGCTTATTCTATGTGGTACGCATCATACACGATGctgtatatacattttctttattctctattACTCCCTGCAACATAAAAAGAGATCAGTGACTTGCCCAACATCACTCAGCTGAGAAAGTGCGGCACCAGGCTTGATCCCAGATCCACCCAACGCTAAAACAGCTTTCTAGTTCAACTGCATCAAGAGTGCCTAGTACATATTAACAAAGAACACTACGACATTTATTTCACAAACTTATGTATAAAATACTCTTTCCAAATAATTGTATGAAAAGATGTAGATTTCTCCAGTAATTCACGAAAAGTCAAGTACCTTGGTTGACGCCTGGTCGTATTGTGCTGTTGTTCTCACTAGTTCATCCCTACATTTGTtcaaaactttctctttttcaattaaTTCCACTTTTGCTTTCTCCAGTTGGAGTTGGAGTTCTTGAAACTTATTCACTtggcctttcatttctttttcttgtccttgCAGACGTAGTTCCAACTCATTAATCTTGCTTCTTAgctcttaaaccacaaacaaaaatcacactgATTTATATATATCTTGCCCAAAATGTTcataatttatcatttgttttattcttctctgaAATCTTTgatgaaacaaatatttacacTAAACATAGAAGCTACTTTAATTGGATTTAATTTCAATAGTTAGTTTCTATTGTCATTTGCATTCAAATACTGTATAGAAAGCAGGAGAAAcagattttcttacattttaacaAAGAAACTTGGTGGgggaaatgtttttctaaaatcatGAATGCTATCTCGTTATTGAGACTGTGAAAAGTACATCACATATGACACCCTTTGTTAAAATTACCATTTGGTTTTACCACACAACAGCAAACTATATTTGTCTGGTGCCCATATCAATGCAAATCAGTGCTAGGCAGTGAAAAGTTCACCCTCCTATATTCTCTGGTAGTTTTACCTCCACTAAACATCAAGAGTGTGAACCTCCCATACTGCCAAAattaacaatgattttttttccacttttttcccACATACACACAACATTGGTTCCAAAGGCATTGGCTATGTGACAGCTCTCACCAGTGAACACTGACAGTGATTTTCAATATATTACAGCACTGGAAATTATCATCTTCTACAGAGTAGATTCCAAAACACCACCTGGTACCCTTGGCTGTCAGCTGCAGCGTGGCACAGCAGCCAAGGTTACAGGTTTGCTCCCATATGGACAACCTGGCAGAGCACAGCAAAGCTGttctgcagacacacacacaacctctGGCCAAAGCTGGTCAGACCACAGGCTGGTTCTGTGGGTCACAAAAGGAGCCAGATGAGAAGCATGGGGAGTGTAAACTGTAACCAACCCACTGGCCCTGCTTCTGGAAAGAAAAGTCAAAGCTTCTCAACCTACTTTAGAGGCTTCCAGGCACCAGCTTTTCGATACAAGTAAAAGTACATTCCAACACTATGATGCCTTTTATCATTATTGAAAAGACAGTATGTTGAACACCGACGTGCCTAACAAAACACCTAAGCACTTTATGGGATTAAAAATATCTGGAATCACCTGTGAAACTGCCTCAAGCAAAGTTAATTTAAACTTAACTTAGCTCAATGTTACCTTGATTCTGCACTTTTAATTGCTCCAAAAGATGAGGACTGCTAGAATTGTCAAAGAAACTGCTATTAGCATCTCTTTTCCCTATTTGCAAAGTTGATCGACTTGGAGTCACCTCTTGTTCCCCAGAAAAGTAAGATGCAGAGAAATCTCTCCTAATTGGAGTTTTTTGAGAATTAGATGAAAGATGACTTGGCGTCTTCTCTTGCTGCCATGAGAACACAGATGATGAAGCCTGATGCCGGGCAATGTCGCGGTGATTCATGGTGGTTTGTGGAAGAGTCTGGCTTGCTTTCTGTAGAAATAGAATCACTTTAGAGCCCTTTAAAGATCTCATATACTCAAGGCTATTTATTTTCAGATAGGATATAAAGCCATAATCCCAAGAAGTTAACAGTTGCACTGCACACCAAGAAAGAACATTCATCAAGTCAAGTAAACCATAAGTCTAATACCCAGTGATGGAATGTTCTAATGCTCGACTTCTTAGCATTGAAGGAATAAGCTACTACCATCTCATGCCCAACCTATTTAAAACAGGCTAAGTCTTAGTATTTATTCTGCATCCTTCTTAGAATCCAT
The Theropithecus gelada isolate Dixy unplaced genomic scaffold, Tgel_1.0 HiC_scaffold_745, whole genome shotgun sequence DNA segment above includes these coding regions:
- the LOC112617991 gene encoding centromere protein F-like, with the protein product CKSELERSQQAAQSADVSLNPCNTPQKIFTTPLTPSQYYSGSKYEDLKEKYNKEVEERKRLEAEVKALQAKKASQTLPQTTMNHRDIARHQASSSVFSWQQEKTPSHLSSNSQKTPIRRDFSASYFSGEQEVTPSRSTLQIGKRDANSSFFDNSSSPHLLEQLKVQNQELRSKINELELRLQGQEKEMKGQVNKFQELQLQLEKAKVELIEKEKVLNKCRDELVRTTAQYDQASTK